In Nitrosarchaeum koreense MY1, one genomic interval encodes:
- a CDS encoding cupredoxin domain-containing protein, protein MANIDKAAIAFSIAIVAVGVGFAAYAGYAQDIAPVAKAPVIANTEPKTQVDPMASIAEKVKSAAATTEKTTELKEEVKMETEPAPPVETEPAPPVETSEPKTVSVIIPAGTSSPGCETTNECYTPASVTINVGDTVEWDNVDTAAHTVTGGSPADGPSGVFDSSLVMGKAKYSHTFDNAGSYDYFCMVHPWMVGKVIVN, encoded by the coding sequence ATGGCAAACATAGACAAAGCAGCAATTGCATTTTCTATTGCAATTGTAGCTGTAGGTGTAGGTTTTGCCGCATATGCAGGATATGCGCAAGATATCGCTCCAGTTGCTAAAGCCCCAGTAATTGCAAATACTGAACCAAAAACGCAAGTTGATCCAATGGCAAGCATTGCAGAAAAGGTGAAAAGCGCTGCGGCTACAACAGAAAAAACTACAGAGCTTAAAGAAGAGGTAAAGATGGAAACTGAACCAGCTCCACCAGTTGAAACTGAACCAGCTCCACCAGTTGAAACATCTGAACCAAAAACAGTTAGCGTAATAATTCCAGCTGGAACTTCATCTCCAGGTTGTGAAACAACTAATGAGTGTTATACTCCAGCATCAGTTACAATCAATGTAGGTGATACTGTAGAATGGGACAATGTAGATACTGCTGCACACACAGTAACAGGTGGCAGTCCAGCTGATGGCCCATCAGGAGTATTTGACAGTAGCCTAGTCATGGGAAAAGCAAAATATTCACATACATTTGATAATGCAGGATCCTATGATTACTTCTGCATGGTACACCCATGGATGGTTGGAAAAGTTATAGTTAACTAA
- the uvrC gene encoding excinuclease ABC subunit UvrC translates to MTFDISKIHIPSNPGIYLMKDSDEKIIYIGKAKNLKNRVKSYFLKNQNYKTQKLVEHISDIEFVLTDNESEAFLLESNMIKKYRPKFNIELKDQQRYTYLRISDEKYPRLLVARRTRNGKFLGSGKIFGPFMHGSSKLLTIGTLRKAFQIRICKQLPKKVCLEYHLGNCEGPCEFKDAQEKYADHVSALEEVLKGKNQTQIFTEKLKEEMSQAAAFQQFERAKDIRDTLIRLDSLQTKQKMEYVENSDEEYFGIADKDQTVTVMNFRMINGVMRDSDKFFFDLVGDNDFSNFLFQYYTVHKIPKFIYVSTLPKNKILLESLLSKQAGFSVKIIYPKRGKKKNIVDLILKNISLIHSKGSNLGLIELKEILHLSTMPNIIECFDISNHGDEFAVGSMARFVNGKPDKSGYRKFRIKTVSGRDDFAMISEVIKRRYLRLLEENSQLPDLILVDGGKGQLNAALKSLQSLGLNLDCISLAKENEEVYMPNQKNPTIISKDKPSLKILQHARDETHRFGVAYNRTIRKNKIK, encoded by the coding sequence TCAGAATTATAAAACACAAAAATTAGTAGAACATATTTCTGATATTGAATTTGTATTAACTGATAATGAAAGTGAAGCATTTCTTTTAGAATCTAACATGATAAAAAAATACAGACCAAAATTTAACATTGAATTAAAAGATCAACAACGATATACTTACCTTAGAATTTCGGATGAAAAATATCCTCGATTGCTAGTTGCACGAAGAACTCGTAATGGAAAGTTTCTAGGCAGTGGTAAAATCTTTGGACCATTTATGCACGGAAGCTCTAAACTGCTTACAATTGGTACTCTGCGAAAAGCATTTCAAATTAGAATCTGTAAACAATTACCAAAAAAAGTATGTCTTGAGTATCATCTTGGTAATTGTGAAGGCCCATGTGAATTTAAAGACGCCCAGGAAAAATATGCCGATCATGTATCTGCATTAGAAGAAGTTCTAAAAGGAAAAAATCAAACTCAGATCTTTACAGAGAAATTAAAAGAAGAGATGTCTCAGGCTGCTGCCTTCCAACAATTTGAACGTGCAAAGGATATTCGAGATACTTTGATTAGATTAGATAGTCTTCAAACAAAACAAAAAATGGAATATGTTGAAAATTCAGATGAAGAGTATTTTGGAATTGCTGATAAAGATCAAACTGTGACTGTGATGAATTTTAGAATGATAAATGGAGTAATGCGTGATAGTGACAAGTTCTTTTTTGATCTTGTTGGGGATAATGATTTTTCAAATTTTTTATTTCAATATTACACAGTACACAAAATTCCAAAATTTATCTACGTAAGTACTCTTCCTAAAAACAAAATACTCTTAGAATCTTTACTCTCAAAGCAAGCAGGTTTTTCAGTTAAAATAATTTATCCAAAACGTGGTAAAAAAAAGAATATTGTTGATTTAATTTTGAAAAATATTTCTTTAATTCATTCTAAAGGAAGTAATTTAGGTCTCATTGAATTAAAAGAAATTTTACATCTCTCTACCATGCCAAATATCATAGAATGCTTTGATATTTCAAATCATGGAGATGAATTTGCTGTTGGTTCAATGGCTAGATTTGTAAATGGGAAACCCGATAAATCTGGTTACAGAAAATTTAGAATTAAAACAGTTTCTGGAAGAGATGATTTTGCAATGATAAGTGAAGTAATCAAACGGCGATATCTTAGATTACTTGAAGAAAATTCCCAGTTACCTGATTTAATATTAGTTGATGGTGGAAAGGGTCAACTAAACGCTGCATTAAAGTCATTACAATCACTTGGATTGAATCTTGATTGTATTTCACTTGCTAAAGAAAATGAAGAAGTGTATATGCCAAATCAAAAAAATCCTACTATTATTTCAAAAGATAAACCCTCATTGAAAATTTTACAACATGCTAGAGATGAAACTCATAGATTTGGTGTTGCATATAATAGAACAATACGTAAAAATAAAATAAAATAA
- a CDS encoding citrate synthase, which produces METKNIGLRGIEVADTRISNIDGEKGKLIYRGYDILELTKRSSFEETAYLLLHDALPTKEQLLEFKSKLSDARWITKRMQINMGNWRKDADPMDMLQAFVAALAGYYDEEFATKEASYDRAINLIAKVPTIIASWQRVRDGLDIVDPDPNLDHAANFLYMMSGEKPDDEIEKIFDTCLILHAEHTFNASTFVARQVASTRAHMYSATSAAIGALSGELHGGANTEVMKMLLEIGTIDNVVPWIKEKMSKGERIMGMGHAVYKTYDPRAQVLKELSRKLAAKTGDPWYAITEKVETTTIEEMKKQKGKDIYPNVDLYSASLYYMLKIPMDLNTPIFAISRVVGWAAHIIEEKFAEAAPKPALYRPKAVYVGKYCGPEGCEYKSLDLRK; this is translated from the coding sequence GTGGAGACAAAAAACATAGGCTTACGTGGAATTGAGGTTGCAGATACCAGAATCTCAAACATAGATGGAGAAAAAGGCAAGCTGATTTATCGTGGCTATGACATATTAGAACTCACAAAAAGATCAAGTTTTGAAGAAACAGCATATTTGTTATTGCATGATGCTTTGCCAACCAAAGAGCAATTGTTAGAATTTAAATCTAAATTAAGCGATGCCAGATGGATTACAAAAAGAATGCAGATAAACATGGGAAATTGGAGAAAAGATGCAGATCCTATGGACATGCTACAAGCATTTGTGGCAGCACTAGCTGGGTATTATGATGAAGAATTTGCAACTAAAGAAGCAAGTTATGACCGAGCAATCAACCTAATTGCTAAAGTACCAACTATAATTGCAAGTTGGCAAAGAGTAAGAGACGGATTAGATATAGTAGATCCCGATCCAAATTTAGATCATGCGGCAAATTTTTTGTATATGATGTCAGGTGAAAAACCAGACGACGAGATTGAAAAGATTTTCGATACTTGTTTAATTCTTCATGCAGAACATACGTTTAACGCATCTACATTTGTTGCAAGACAAGTTGCATCAACTAGAGCACATATGTATTCAGCAACAAGTGCAGCAATCGGTGCATTAAGCGGAGAACTTCATGGAGGTGCAAATACAGAAGTAATGAAGATGCTTTTAGAAATTGGTACAATAGATAATGTTGTTCCGTGGATTAAAGAAAAAATGAGTAAAGGTGAAAGAATTATGGGCATGGGTCATGCAGTATACAAAACATATGATCCTAGAGCACAGGTTCTTAAAGAATTATCAAGAAAACTTGCTGCAAAGACGGGAGACCCATGGTATGCAATTACAGAAAAAGTAGAAACAACTACAATTGAAGAAATGAAAAAACAAAAAGGAAAAGACATCTATCCAAATGTGGATTTGTACAGTGCATCTCTTTACTATATGCTAAAGATACCAATGGATCTCAATACACCAATTTTTGCAATATCAAGAGTAGTTGGATGGGCTGCACATATCATTGAAGAAAAATTTGCAGAAGCTGCACCAAAGCCTGCACTTTACAGACCAAAAGCAGTATACGTTGGAAAATATTGTGGACCAGAGGGTTGTGAATACAAATCTCTGGATTTGAGAAAATAG